In Calothrix sp. PCC 7507, one DNA window encodes the following:
- a CDS encoding serine/threonine-protein kinase, with translation MICCLNPDCPNPLNPESNKLCQTCSTPLIPLLRNRFRVIRVLSDEGGFGRTYLSQDVDKLNERCVIKQLAPKFQGTWSQKKAMELFAEEAKRLQELGEHPQIPTLMAYFEQDHCMYLVQQFINGENLLKELQQKKIYRDREIQAILLDLLPILKFIHDRGVIHRDLKPENIIRRHIDGRLSLIDFGSSKQFTARVNNKIGTSIGSHGYSPIEQIRDGKAYPSSDLFGLGATCFHLLTGISPFQLWMEHGYGWVANWRQYLRSPINAELEHVFDKLLQKDIQHRYQSADEVIRELTQKQSLLQPLSGKSATKLPITQTKYLPKKFSVLRSLVLVSAVTLLFGFGDSWYQQFQSIQTILSSRLSKPHHRQGNSEAVLGQPPKISLGNIALANTLKSTENSVLSVAISPDGQIIASNSDRTIKLWNLATGESISTLNGHSQKVNVVDITPDGRTLVSGSDDNTIKVWNIATGKQIHTLIGHSDSIHALVISRDGKTIVSGSDDNTIKVWNLATGQHIRTLVGHQFWVRSIAISPDAKTLASGSFDKTIKLWNLTKGYTIRTLVSAKTITSLAISPDGKILASANRDRTIKLWNIVTGEEIITLAGHANTVTSISFSPDGNTLASASRDRTIKLWNIATGEEIITLAGHNNTVTSVSFSPDGKTLVSGSEDRTIKIWRVSG, from the coding sequence ATGATCTGCTGCTTAAATCCCGATTGCCCAAATCCCCTGAATCCCGAAAGCAACAAGTTATGCCAAACTTGTAGCACTCCACTGATACCACTTTTGAGAAATCGCTTTCGTGTTATCCGCGTGCTTTCAGATGAAGGGGGATTTGGCAGAACTTATTTATCACAAGATGTCGATAAACTCAATGAACGCTGCGTCATCAAGCAACTAGCCCCAAAGTTTCAAGGAACTTGGTCACAAAAAAAGGCGATGGAGTTGTTTGCTGAAGAAGCGAAGCGACTCCAAGAACTCGGAGAACATCCACAAATTCCCACTTTGATGGCTTACTTTGAACAAGATCACTGTATGTATTTGGTACAGCAGTTTATCAATGGGGAAAATTTGTTAAAGGAGTTGCAGCAGAAGAAAATATATAGAGATAGGGAAATTCAAGCAATCCTGCTAGATTTATTGCCTATTCTCAAATTTATTCACGATCGCGGCGTCATTCACCGAGACCTCAAGCCAGAAAATATCATCCGCCGTCACATTGATGGACGATTAAGCTTAATTGATTTCGGCTCATCAAAGCAGTTTACAGCCAGAGTAAACAATAAAATCGGCACATCAATTGGTTCACACGGTTATTCCCCAATTGAACAAATCAGAGATGGTAAAGCTTATCCATCTAGTGATTTGTTTGGTTTGGGGGCTACCTGCTTTCATCTACTAACGGGAATTTCTCCCTTTCAGTTATGGATGGAACATGGCTATGGCTGGGTAGCAAATTGGCGGCAATATTTGCGAAGTCCGATCAATGCTGAATTGGAGCATGTTTTTGATAAACTGTTGCAAAAAGATATCCAACACCGCTACCAATCAGCCGATGAAGTGATCAGAGAATTGACACAAAAGCAATCACTCCTACAGCCACTATCTGGTAAGTCTGCGACTAAACTCCCCATAACTCAAACAAAGTATTTACCAAAAAAATTCAGTGTCCTAAGAAGTTTAGTTTTGGTATCTGCTGTTACTCTGTTATTTGGATTTGGCGACTCTTGGTATCAGCAGTTTCAAAGTATTCAAACCATTTTGTCCTCTCGTTTGAGTAAGCCACATCATCGTCAAGGCAATAGTGAAGCAGTTTTAGGTCAGCCACCCAAGATTAGCTTGGGCAATATTGCTTTAGCTAACACCCTCAAGAGTACTGAAAATTCGGTTTTGTCTGTTGCTATTAGTCCTGATGGGCAAATAATTGCGAGTAATAGCGATCGCACCATCAAACTCTGGAATCTCGCCACAGGTGAGTCAATTTCTACTTTAAACGGGCATTCCCAAAAGGTGAATGTTGTTGATATCACCCCAGATGGACGAACCCTCGTTAGTGGTAGTGATGACAACACCATTAAGGTGTGGAACATCGCTACAGGAAAGCAAATCCATACCTTAATTGGGCATTCCGACTCAATTCATGCCCTAGTCATCAGCCGGGATGGTAAAACCATCGTCAGTGGTAGTGATGACAACACCATCAAAGTCTGGAACCTGGCCACAGGACAGCATATTCGGACACTCGTAGGACATCAATTTTGGGTAAGGTCAATCGCCATTAGCCCGGATGCTAAAACCCTGGCCAGTGGTAGTTTTGACAAAACTATCAAATTGTGGAATTTGACTAAAGGATACACAATTCGCACATTAGTCAGTGCTAAAACGATTACATCCCTCGCCATCAGTCCAGATGGGAAAATCTTGGCTAGTGCTAATCGCGATCGCACAATCAAGCTGTGGAATATCGTTACTGGAGAAGAAATCATCACCCTGGCGGGACATGCTAACACTGTGACATCCATTAGCTTTAGTCCAGATGGTAATACCCTTGCTAGTGCAAGCCGCGATCGCACCATCAAACTGTGGAATATCGCTACCGGAGAAGAAATCATCACCCTGGCGGGGCATAATAATACGGTGACATCCGTCAGTTTCAGTCCAGATGGTAAAACCCTTGTCAGTGGTAGCGAGGATCGTACTATCAAGATTTGGCGGGTTTCTGGTTAG
- the lepA gene encoding translation elongation factor 4 — MTDVPAVRIRNFCIIAHIDHGKSTLADRLLQATGTVDNRQMKEQFLDNMDLERERGITIKLQAARMNYTAKDGQQYVLNLIDTPGHVDFSYEVSRSLAACEGALLVVDASQGVEAQTLANVYLALEHNLEIIPVLNKIDLPGADPDRVIGEIEEIIGLDCSGAILASAKEGIGVPEILEAIVERIPPAADTSKERLRALIFDSYYDSYRGVIVYFRVMDGNVKKGDRVHLMASGKEYEIDELGILSPTQKQVQELHAGEVGYLAASIRAVADARVGDTITLANAKATSALPGYTEANPMVFCGMFPIDADQFEDLREALEKLELNDAALHYEPETSSAMGFGFRCGFLGLLHMEIVQERLEREYNLDLIITAPSVVYKVITVKGEELYIDNPSRLPAPNDREKIEEPYVQVEMITPEVYVGSLMELSQNRRGVFKDMKYLTQGRTTLTYELPLAEVVTDFFDQMKSRSRGYASMEYHIIGYRENPLVKLDIMINGDPVDSLAMIVHRDKAYNVGRSMAEKLKELIPRHQFKVPIQASIGSKVIASEHIPALRKDVLAKCYGGDISRKKKLLQKQAKGKKRMKSVGTVDVPQEAFMAVLKLDQS, encoded by the coding sequence ATGACTGACGTTCCCGCAGTTCGCATTCGCAATTTCTGTATTATTGCCCACATCGACCACGGGAAATCAACCCTTGCCGATCGCTTACTCCAAGCTACTGGTACGGTTGATAACCGACAGATGAAGGAACAGTTTCTCGACAATATGGATTTGGAACGGGAGCGCGGCATTACAATTAAGCTGCAGGCTGCCCGGATGAACTACACAGCCAAAGATGGTCAGCAATATGTGCTGAATTTAATTGATACTCCTGGACATGTGGATTTCTCCTATGAAGTGTCGCGCTCTCTGGCTGCTTGTGAAGGGGCGTTATTAGTAGTAGATGCATCTCAAGGTGTGGAAGCACAAACCTTGGCAAATGTCTATCTAGCGCTGGAGCATAACTTGGAAATTATTCCAGTGTTAAATAAGATAGATTTGCCAGGTGCAGATCCAGACAGGGTAATTGGCGAAATTGAAGAAATCATCGGACTAGATTGCAGTGGTGCAATTCTCGCCTCTGCTAAAGAAGGAATTGGGGTTCCTGAGATTTTAGAAGCGATTGTGGAGCGGATACCACCAGCTGCTGATACAAGCAAGGAACGTTTGCGGGCGTTAATCTTTGATAGTTACTATGACAGCTACCGGGGTGTAATTGTCTATTTCCGGGTGATGGATGGGAATGTCAAAAAAGGCGATCGCGTCCATTTGATGGCTTCGGGGAAAGAATACGAAATTGACGAGTTAGGCATTTTATCTCCCACTCAGAAGCAAGTGCAAGAATTACATGCTGGGGAAGTAGGCTATTTAGCAGCGTCAATTAGAGCTGTGGCTGATGCGCGGGTGGGGGATACCATTACTCTGGCTAACGCTAAAGCCACGTCAGCCTTACCTGGTTACACAGAGGCTAACCCAATGGTGTTTTGCGGGATGTTCCCCATCGACGCTGATCAATTTGAAGACTTGCGGGAAGCTTTAGAAAAACTCGAACTCAATGACGCGGCGCTACATTACGAACCGGAAACCTCAAGCGCTATGGGGTTTGGCTTCCGTTGTGGGTTTTTGGGCTTGCTGCACATGGAAATTGTCCAGGAACGTTTGGAACGGGAGTACAATCTAGACTTAATTATCACAGCGCCTTCGGTAGTTTATAAAGTCATCACTGTTAAAGGCGAAGAGCTTTACATTGATAATCCTAGCCGCTTACCCGCTCCCAACGATCGCGAAAAAATTGAAGAACCCTACGTCCAAGTAGAAATGATCACGCCGGAAGTATACGTTGGGAGTTTGATGGAATTGTCCCAAAACCGACGCGGTGTTTTCAAGGATATGAAATATCTCACCCAAGGACGGACTACACTGACGTATGAGCTACCCTTGGCGGAAGTTGTCACCGACTTTTTTGATCAAATGAAGTCGCGATCGCGTGGTTATGCCAGCATGGAATATCACATTATCGGCTACCGCGAAAATCCTTTGGTGAAGCTGGATATCATGATCAATGGCGATCCAGTAGATTCTTTGGCGATGATTGTCCATCGTGACAAAGCATATAACGTCGGGCGATCGATGGCTGAAAAGCTTAAGGAACTAATTCCTCGCCATCAGTTTAAGGTACCAATTCAAGCTTCTATCGGGAGTAAAGTCATCGCCAGTGAACATATCCCAGCTTTGCGAAAAGATGTGTTAGCTAAGTGCTACGGTGGTGACATTAGCCGGAAGAAGAAACTTTTGCAAAAGCAAGCCAAAGGTAAAAAGCGGATGAAGTCTGTCGGTACGGTGGATGTACCCCAAGAGGCTTTTATGGCTGTATTAAAGCTGGATCAAAGCTAA
- a CDS encoding ATP-binding protein codes for MTITANSQLPNLFSQNLESVTGQTGVPVPTLGAELVYTQDGAGRYITFYWQQSELLGLNQVQIVNELNEQEAFVPVDKEAYLEKLHRVLTSLIPEKLQCWFSHHQQLFELELVISPVMPKLGKAATTVLVMGRLLQTKVNKKELDVVLKTPTQIELTLRSQQHQKIVTRITRNIRRTLDLDIIWQQTVDSLGKALRLERCIICPYQPSSSKVQVIAEYHQSDRKSMRGVEIDVTSEPAFAQALTTLEPIVMEVSGYNLCPEQKILVVATCYQDQANGLIALSLRDECYPLTESEIELAKEMADQLGTAIAHATLYKELEEARQKAEAASRLKSEFLANVSHEIRTPLNGMIGFLKLILEGMADDPEEQNQFLSEAHHLSIHLLNIINDILDIAKIEAGKMELDCAPVKLDELFSDVDNFMRPQAQIRSLSFRMQRPATSDEIIVQGNYQRLLQVMLNLVNNAIKFTQEGGVTISADIVLKKAKFQEQPFPGMVRVRVADTGIGVSLDKQDKLFQLFSQVDGSRTRQYGGTGLGLAISQKLVEAMGGEVHFYSLGEGLGSTVTFTVPLYQQPVIVSSGDDDSDCIC; via the coding sequence ATGACTATTACTGCCAATTCCCAATTGCCTAACTTATTCTCTCAAAATTTGGAATCTGTTACCGGTCAGACTGGTGTACCCGTACCAACTCTAGGAGCCGAGTTGGTATACACACAAGATGGAGCAGGACGTTATATAACCTTTTACTGGCAGCAAAGTGAATTGCTAGGATTAAACCAGGTGCAGATAGTTAACGAACTAAATGAGCAGGAAGCCTTTGTACCGGTAGACAAGGAAGCTTATTTAGAAAAGTTACATCGGGTTTTGACAAGTTTGATACCTGAAAAATTGCAGTGCTGGTTTAGTCATCATCAGCAGTTGTTTGAGTTAGAGTTGGTAATCAGTCCGGTGATGCCGAAATTGGGTAAAGCTGCTACTACAGTTTTAGTGATGGGACGCTTACTACAAACTAAAGTCAACAAAAAAGAACTCGATGTAGTATTAAAAACACCCACACAGATAGAGTTGACTTTACGTTCACAGCAACACCAAAAAATAGTCACCCGAATTACCAGAAATATCCGGCGGACATTAGACCTAGATATCATTTGGCAACAAACCGTTGATAGTTTGGGAAAAGCTTTACGATTAGAGCGCTGTATTATCTGTCCTTATCAGCCTTCTAGCTCGAAAGTGCAAGTCATAGCAGAGTATCACCAGTCAGATCGGAAATCGATGCGTGGTGTAGAAATAGATGTAACTTCTGAACCTGCTTTTGCTCAAGCACTAACAACCCTAGAACCGATTGTTATGGAAGTATCTGGGTATAATTTGTGTCCAGAACAAAAAATTTTAGTGGTTGCTACATGCTATCAAGACCAAGCAAATGGATTGATTGCGCTGAGTCTCCGGGATGAGTGCTATCCACTGACAGAATCGGAAATCGAACTAGCTAAAGAGATGGCAGATCAGTTGGGAACAGCGATCGCTCATGCTACTTTATATAAAGAATTAGAAGAAGCCCGTCAAAAAGCTGAAGCAGCCTCACGTCTTAAAAGCGAATTTCTCGCCAATGTTTCCCACGAAATCCGTACCCCACTCAACGGGATGATCGGATTCCTCAAGCTGATTTTAGAGGGAATGGCAGACGATCCTGAAGAACAAAATCAGTTTCTCTCAGAAGCGCACCATTTATCAATACACCTGCTAAATATCATCAACGACATTTTGGACATTGCCAAAATCGAAGCGGGGAAAATGGAGCTAGATTGTGCGCCAGTTAAACTGGATGAACTATTTAGTGATGTAGATAACTTCATGCGTCCCCAAGCGCAGATACGAAGCCTCAGCTTTCGGATGCAAAGGCCTGCTACTTCTGATGAAATCATCGTCCAAGGTAACTACCAGAGGTTACTACAAGTGATGCTCAACTTGGTGAACAATGCTATCAAATTCACCCAGGAAGGTGGTGTCACCATCAGCGCCGATATAGTTCTCAAAAAGGCAAAATTTCAAGAACAGCCATTCCCTGGAATGGTGAGAGTGCGCGTAGCAGACACTGGTATTGGTGTTTCTCTAGATAAGCAAGATAAATTATTTCAATTATTTTCTCAAGTGGATGGCTCCCGCACTCGCCAATATGGCGGTACTGGTTTGGGACTGGCGATATCCCAGAAGTTAGTAGAGGCTATGGGTGGTGAAGTGCATTTCTACAGTCTCGGCGAAGGGCTGGGTTCAACTGTGACGTTTACAGTACCCTTGTATCAACAACCTGTGATAGTTTCATCTGGTGATGACGACTCAGATTGTATATGTTAG
- a CDS encoding NifU family protein: MELTIDNVETVLDEMRPYLMSDGGNVEVVELDGPVVKLRLQGACGSCPSSTMTLRMGIERRLREMIPEIAEVEQVI; encoded by the coding sequence ATGGAATTGACAATCGACAACGTTGAAACAGTCTTAGATGAAATGCGCCCCTATCTGATGTCTGATGGTGGTAACGTAGAAGTTGTAGAACTTGACGGCCCTGTGGTGAAACTGCGGCTACAAGGTGCTTGTGGTTCTTGCCCCAGTTCCACAATGACTCTGAGAATGGGTATTGAACGCCGTCTCAGGGAAATGATTCCCGAAATTGCCGAAGTTGAGCAAGTAATCTAG
- a CDS encoding glycoside hydrolase translates to MSHPLHVAFIWHQHQPLYKSPGSGVSLSASQQYRLPWVRLHGTKDYLDLVLMLERYPKLHQTVNLVPSLILQLEDYIAGTAFDPYLTASLTPVEKLDQQQREFIIQHFFDANHHTLIDPHPRYAELYHQRQEQGQAWCLANWQLQDYGDLLAWHNLAWIDPLFWDDPEIDTWLKQGRNFTLSDRQRIYSKQRDILSRIIPQHRKMQASGQLEVTTTPYTHPILPLLADTNAGRVAVPNMTLPGYRFQWAEDIPRHLRKAWELYTDRFGQEPRGLWPSEQSVSPEILPYIIKQGFKWICSDEAVLGWTLKHFFHRDGAGNIQEPQLLYQPYRLETPAGDVSIVFRDHRLSDLIGFTYSAMPPKQAAADLVGHLQAIAKMQRDSHSEKPWLVTIALDGENCWEFYPQDGKPFLEALYQTLELEPHLKLVTVSEFLAEFPATATIPSGQLHSGSWVDGSFTTWIGDPAKNRAWDYLTQARATLANHPEATEETNPEAWEALYAAEGSDWFWWFGEGHSSNQDAIFDQLFREHLYGIYKALNEPIPSYLRQPVESHAVRVDHSPEGFIHPVIDGKGDEQDWNKAGRIEIGGARGTMHNSSLVQRLWYGVDHLNFYLRVDFKNGIVPGGDLPPELNLLWFYPDKTMVNSPIPLAEVPDTAPTNYLFHHHLEINLLTQTLQFREAGETYQWYPRFSRAQIALDNCLEVAIPWADLQVPPDYHLSLILVLSDEGRFRNYLPENALIPIEVP, encoded by the coding sequence ATGTCCCACCCTCTCCACGTCGCTTTTATTTGGCATCAACATCAGCCGCTGTACAAATCTCCTGGCAGCGGCGTTTCGCTTTCTGCTAGTCAGCAGTATCGCTTGCCTTGGGTACGGTTACATGGCACTAAAGATTATTTGGATTTGGTGTTAATGCTAGAGCGGTATCCTAAACTACACCAAACTGTAAATTTAGTACCATCTCTGATATTACAACTAGAAGATTATATTGCTGGTACTGCTTTTGACCCTTATCTTACAGCTAGTCTGACACCTGTCGAAAAACTCGATCAACAACAGCGGGAATTTATCATCCAGCATTTTTTTGATGCTAATCACCACACTTTGATTGATCCCCATCCCCGCTATGCCGAGTTATATCATCAACGACAGGAGCAAGGACAAGCTTGGTGTTTAGCAAATTGGCAACTGCAAGATTATGGCGATTTGTTAGCTTGGCATAATCTGGCGTGGATTGATCCGCTGTTTTGGGATGATCCCGAAATTGACACTTGGTTAAAGCAGGGGCGCAATTTTACTTTAAGCGATCGCCAGCGCATTTATTCTAAACAACGAGACATCCTCAGTCGCATCATCCCCCAACATCGCAAAATGCAAGCTTCAGGGCAGTTAGAGGTGACAACCACACCCTACACCCACCCCATTTTGCCCTTGTTAGCTGATACTAACGCTGGGCGAGTAGCAGTGCCAAATATGACGCTTCCAGGGTATCGCTTTCAGTGGGCAGAAGATATCCCTCGCCACTTGCGGAAAGCATGGGAGTTATATACAGATAGATTTGGGCAAGAACCCCGTGGTTTGTGGCCTTCAGAACAGTCAGTCAGCCCGGAAATATTGCCGTATATTATTAAGCAAGGATTTAAGTGGATTTGCTCAGACGAAGCCGTCCTGGGATGGACACTGAAACACTTTTTTCATCGGGATGGGGCAGGAAATATCCAAGAACCACAACTGCTTTACCAACCCTACCGCTTAGAAACCCCAGCCGGTGATGTGTCAATTGTCTTTCGTGACCATAGATTATCAGATTTAATTGGCTTTACCTACAGCGCGATGCCGCCAAAACAAGCAGCAGCAGATTTAGTGGGACACCTACAAGCGATCGCTAAAATGCAAAGAGACAGCCATAGCGAAAAACCTTGGCTAGTCACCATCGCTCTAGATGGGGAAAATTGCTGGGAATTTTATCCCCAAGATGGCAAACCCTTCCTCGAAGCTTTATATCAGACCCTAGAGTTAGAACCCCACCTCAAACTCGTCACTGTTTCCGAATTTCTCGCAGAATTTCCTGCTACCGCCACCATCCCTAGCGGACAACTACACAGTGGTTCTTGGGTAGATGGCAGCTTCACCACCTGGATTGGCGACCCTGCCAAAAATCGCGCTTGGGACTACCTGACTCAAGCCAGGGCTACCCTCGCTAATCATCCCGAAGCCACCGAAGAAACAAATCCCGAAGCTTGGGAAGCATTGTATGCCGCTGAAGGTTCTGACTGGTTCTGGTGGTTTGGTGAAGGGCATTCTTCCAATCAAGATGCCATCTTTGACCAGTTGTTCCGCGAACACTTGTATGGCATTTACAAAGCCCTCAATGAACCCATACCTTCCTACTTGCGCCAACCAGTAGAATCCCACGCAGTGAGAGTAGACCATAGCCCAGAAGGATTTATTCATCCCGTTATTGATGGTAAAGGTGATGAACAAGACTGGAACAAAGCTGGACGCATAGAAATCGGTGGGGCGCGGGGGACAATGCACAACAGCAGCCTTGTCCAGCGACTTTGGTATGGGGTAGATCACCTCAATTTCTATTTACGGGTGGACTTCAAAAACGGCATTGTCCCAGGTGGGGATTTGCCACCGGAATTGAACTTGTTATGGTTCTATCCAGACAAAACAATGGTCAATAGCCCCATTCCCTTAGCCGAAGTGCCAGATACAGCACCAACTAATTATCTATTTCACCACCATCTAGAAATTAATTTGCTGACACAGACCCTTCAGTTTCGAGAAGCCGGAGAGACTTATCAATGGTATCCCCGTTTCAGCCGCGCCCAAATAGCTTTAGATAACTGTTTAGAGGTAGCCATACCCTGGGCAGATTTACAAGTGCCGCCCGATTATCACCTAAGTTTAATTTTGGTGTTATCGGATGAAGGGCGTTTCCGTAACTATTTGCCGGAAAATGCTTTGATCCCCATTGAAGTACCTTAA
- a CDS encoding DUF3386 domain-containing protein yields MTDQTTASVLFQTAYEGRYTWDTNFPGYSANVQLVQGTDVYTGKISINRDLSVEVVGIANEEVQEGIYIQLQDVVIHRQHSSFEESYGKCEFTLGETDETGAVEIIVKSDSGDSHYKIRGGEIYQVSRAIARNAFVIDTHENFHTGAGYIALRYDAVFRNAKTDEVTSVLKFEDTYEKFGDYYLLTKQVVHEFQDGDRSTTEFSYSNIKLLGDGE; encoded by the coding sequence ATGACAGATCAAACAACAGCAAGCGTTTTATTTCAAACCGCTTACGAAGGTCGTTACACTTGGGACACAAACTTTCCTGGTTACAGTGCAAATGTGCAGCTAGTGCAGGGCACAGACGTTTACACTGGCAAGATTAGCATTAACCGCGACCTGAGTGTAGAAGTTGTAGGTATTGCCAATGAAGAGGTGCAGGAAGGTATTTATATCCAATTACAGGATGTAGTAATTCATCGCCAACACTCCAGTTTTGAGGAGTCTTATGGCAAGTGTGAGTTTACCCTGGGCGAGACAGATGAAACTGGTGCAGTGGAAATTATAGTCAAAAGCGACTCCGGAGATTCCCATTATAAAATCCGGGGTGGGGAAATTTATCAGGTGAGTCGGGCGATCGCTCGCAATGCTTTTGTCATCGATACCCACGAAAATTTCCATACAGGTGCGGGTTACATTGCCCTGCGGTACGATGCAGTATTCCGTAACGCCAAAACCGATGAAGTCACAAGTGTGCTGAAATTTGAAGATACCTATGAAAAGTTTGGTGATTATTATTTATTGACCAAACAGGTTGTGCATGAGTTTCAAGATGGCGATCGCAGCACCACTGAGTTCAGCTACTCTAATATCAAGCTTTTGGGGGATGGGGAATAG
- a CDS encoding serine/threonine-protein kinase → MNRFSPKIMKLHESVSQQTQLGQMCGSKELFRDRYEVIRILGRGGFGITFLARNALLPGKPLCVIKQLCPKASSAKSLKKASERFEKEAKTLGQLGSHSQIPMLLDYFEGNGEFYLVQEYIRGSTLAREVRRTGRKNEAAVKQFLQELLPVLKYLHKHHVIHRDIKPQNLLRCEDDQRFVLIDFGAVKEKLAEVCENSNYKNMSTNFIGTMGFAPPEQFSLCPVYASDIYALGVTALYLLTGKGPLEFEHDRNTGEICWQKEVNVSDGFAQILSKMVKISLDERFKTADEVIRALGLESYVPTLTNCLTTQPLKNINNTQEEALPIYLPPVQRTAIAIRDWQAKLRAAKPHDKLNRYIHQVSN, encoded by the coding sequence ATGAACCGATTTTCTCCGAAAATAATGAAGTTGCATGAAAGCGTTTCACAACAGACTCAGCTCGGTCAAATGTGTGGTTCTAAGGAACTATTTCGCGATCGCTATGAAGTTATCAGAATTCTCGGTAGGGGTGGTTTTGGGATCACCTTTTTAGCCAGAAATGCTTTATTGCCAGGCAAGCCGCTATGTGTTATTAAGCAACTTTGCCCCAAAGCAAGTAGTGCCAAAAGTTTAAAAAAGGCATCTGAACGCTTTGAAAAAGAAGCAAAAACTTTGGGTCAACTCGGTAGTCATTCGCAAATTCCTATGCTGTTGGACTACTTTGAAGGGAATGGGGAGTTTTATTTAGTTCAAGAATATATACGTGGTTCTACTTTGGCTAGAGAAGTCAGAAGAACTGGCCGGAAAAATGAAGCTGCTGTGAAACAGTTTTTACAAGAATTATTACCTGTATTAAAGTATCTTCATAAACATCATGTAATTCATCGAGATATTAAACCTCAGAATTTATTACGCTGTGAAGATGACCAGAGATTTGTACTGATCGATTTTGGTGCAGTCAAAGAGAAATTAGCCGAAGTTTGCGAAAACTCAAACTATAAAAATATGTCTACAAATTTCATCGGGACGATGGGATTTGCGCCACCAGAACAATTTTCTCTGTGTCCGGTTTACGCCAGTGATATTTACGCACTTGGTGTGACAGCGCTTTATTTATTGACTGGTAAAGGCCCTTTGGAATTTGAACATGATAGAAACACGGGTGAGATATGTTGGCAAAAAGAGGTAAATGTCAGTGATGGATTTGCTCAAATTTTAAGCAAAATGGTCAAGATTTCGCTTGATGAGCGCTTTAAAACCGCTGATGAAGTTATTAGAGCTTTGGGTTTAGAAAGCTATGTACCAACTTTGACTAACTGCTTAACTACCCAACCACTAAAAAACATAAATAATACACAAGAAGAAGCACTACCAATTTACTTACCACCTGTACAAAGAACAGCGATCGCTATTCGCGATTGGCAGGCGAAGTTACGCGCAGCCAAGCCACATGACAAATTAAACCGTTACATACATCAAGTATCAAATTAA
- a CDS encoding M20/M25/M40 family metallo-hydrolase, which translates to MKKWIWLVLLVLVVVVAFGSRGGTFFEQHPSPEIVVSVPAQQPQQPPQSPPVKSTLQISADKLFTHIQKLNFQRYTFEGRSLTRTYIINELQKLGWKPKLEDFSAGINIFAERTGTDKKAGAILVAAHFDTVAASPGADDNASGVAVVLEVARLLNSYSTPRTLQLAFFDQEETGLLGSKAFISKKTRLKNLRGVIVMDMVGYACYTAGCQQYPKALPVKPPTDKGDFLAVVGDTEHLPLLNAFQNSNSANLPPVLTLPIPLKGLLAPDTLRSDHAPFWYQGVGAVLVTDTANLRTPHYHQPSDIPATIDRPFFLGAAQIVVNATARLLDNSEVLVTQPAS; encoded by the coding sequence ATGAAAAAATGGATTTGGCTAGTGTTGCTGGTACTGGTGGTAGTTGTGGCTTTTGGTAGTAGAGGTGGGACATTTTTTGAGCAGCATCCCTCACCAGAAATTGTAGTGAGTGTTCCCGCACAACAACCTCAACAACCGCCACAATCCCCACCGGTGAAAAGTACCCTACAGATATCTGCTGACAAACTATTTACCCACATTCAAAAGCTAAATTTTCAGCGTTATACATTTGAGGGGCGATCGCTTACTCGTACCTACATCATAAATGAACTGCAAAAATTGGGCTGGAAACCGAAGCTGGAAGACTTCTCTGCAGGTATTAATATCTTTGCTGAACGAACGGGAACTGACAAAAAAGCTGGAGCAATTCTCGTAGCAGCTCATTTTGACACCGTTGCTGCTTCCCCTGGTGCTGATGACAATGCTAGTGGCGTTGCTGTGGTATTAGAAGTTGCCCGCCTGCTCAATTCATATTCCACACCACGGACACTACAATTAGCTTTTTTTGACCAAGAAGAAACCGGACTTTTAGGTAGTAAAGCCTTTATCAGCAAAAAAACACGTTTAAAAAACCTGCGTGGTGTCATCGTCATGGATATGGTCGGTTATGCTTGCTACACTGCTGGTTGTCAGCAGTATCCCAAAGCCTTACCCGTCAAACCACCCACTGATAAAGGTGACTTTTTAGCCGTAGTTGGAGATACAGAACATTTACCTTTGCTGAATGCCTTTCAAAACTCAAATTCAGCAAATCTACCACCAGTACTGACACTGCCAATTCCTCTCAAAGGTTTGCTAGCACCCGATACCCTACGTAGTGACCATGCCCCTTTCTGGTATCAAGGAGTGGGTGCTGTGTTGGTGACAGATACAGCTAATCTGCGTACTCCCCACTACCACCAACCCAGTGATATCCCTGCCACTATCGATCGCCCTTTCTTCCTCGGTGCAGCACAGATTGTAGTTAATGCTACGGCTAGATTATTAGATAATAGTGAAGTTTTGGTGACTCAACCAGCATCTTGA